One genomic segment of Amycolatopsis sp. Hca4 includes these proteins:
- a CDS encoding error-prone DNA polymerase, with amino-acid sequence MAFNNPRVPWSEVERIASGRPPVPGDGNDAPAWSRKRDGYAGAPADLRHRRGRDDGGDRIRAPYAELHVHSNFSFLDGASHPETLVEEAARLELDALVLTDHDGMYGAVRFNDAARELGVRVGFGAELSLGLPAPQAGVPDPAGSHLLVLARRQTGYHRLCRVISRAQLAGGRKGRPVYDFDELADELAGHVVVLTGCRKGAVRQALAQHGPAAARAELARLVDRFGRSHVAVELIDHRLPRDDAANDLLDGLAKEFRLPTVVSNNVHYARSEDAVVADMVAAVRARRSAEELEGWRPPSGQAFLRSGMEQRRRFERRYPGAVGRAAVLGVEVAFDLQLVAPDLPPFPVPAGHDEMSFLTELTWRGARKRYGTREENPKAYAQLDHELAVIDKLGFPGYFLVVWDIVRFCREANILCQGRGSAANSAVCYALEICHADPVRWNLLFERFLAPERDGPPDIDVDIESGRREEAIQYVYEKHGRFHAAQVANVITYRAPSAIRDAAKALGHSPGQQDAYGKLVDRWGGVAATRQQAAGAIPDDVLDLAARVEDFPRHLGIHSGGMVISKQPVSEVVPVEWATMADRSILQWDKDDCATVGLVKFDLLGLGMLSALHHMIDLVAEHHGAGVDIGKLDLADPAVYDMLCEADAVGVFQVESRAQLATLPRLRPRKFYDLVVEVALIRPGPIQGGSVHPYIRRRRGDEEWQHAHPLLAGSLDRTLGVPLFQEQVMQMAVDVASFTPAEADQLRRAMGAKRSSAKMKALMARFFRGCEANGLDRELATRIFEQIHAFSGYGFPEAHSMSFALLVYASAWFKRYYPAAFCAGLLRAQPMGFYSPQSLVADARRHGVHVREPDINTSLAGATLEPDDGSTGGVALRLGLAAVRHLGEDVASQVVAEREAHGPYTSIGDLTRRVQLKKNAVEALATAGAFSGFGGDRRQDLWAAGAAATTRPGHLPGLAPGLDAPALPGMTRLEVTAADLWATGVSPDSHPVEYLRELLAQRGAITVAELMRAEDGVRVWVGGAVTHRQRPATAGGITFLNLEDETGMANVVVSQGLWHRQRLVARTSAALLVRGRVQAAEGVVTLVADRLETLELSLRTGPSRDFR; translated from the coding sequence TTGGCGTTCAACAACCCGCGCGTTCCGTGGTCCGAAGTGGAGCGGATCGCGTCCGGGCGCCCGCCCGTGCCCGGGGACGGCAACGACGCCCCCGCCTGGTCGCGCAAGCGGGACGGCTACGCCGGGGCGCCCGCGGACCTGCGGCACCGGCGCGGCCGGGACGACGGCGGGGACCGGATCCGGGCGCCCTACGCCGAGCTGCACGTCCACTCCAACTTCAGCTTCCTCGACGGCGCGAGCCACCCCGAGACCCTCGTCGAGGAGGCCGCGCGGCTCGAGCTGGACGCGCTCGTCCTCACCGACCACGACGGCATGTACGGCGCCGTGCGGTTCAACGACGCCGCGCGGGAGCTCGGCGTGCGGGTCGGCTTCGGGGCCGAGCTCTCGCTCGGGCTGCCCGCGCCGCAGGCCGGGGTGCCCGATCCGGCGGGCTCGCACCTGCTCGTGCTCGCCCGCAGGCAGACCGGCTACCACCGGCTGTGCCGCGTCATCTCCCGGGCCCAGCTCGCCGGCGGGCGGAAGGGGCGGCCCGTCTACGACTTCGACGAGCTGGCCGACGAGCTGGCCGGGCACGTCGTCGTGCTCACCGGCTGCCGCAAGGGCGCCGTCCGGCAGGCGCTCGCGCAGCACGGCCCGGCCGCCGCCCGCGCCGAGCTCGCCCGGCTCGTGGACCGCTTCGGGCGGTCGCACGTCGCCGTCGAGCTGATCGACCACCGGCTGCCGCGGGACGACGCCGCCAACGACCTCCTCGACGGGCTGGCCAAGGAATTCCGGCTGCCGACGGTGGTGTCCAACAACGTGCACTACGCCCGCTCGGAAGACGCCGTCGTGGCGGACATGGTCGCCGCGGTCCGGGCCCGGCGCTCGGCCGAGGAGCTCGAAGGGTGGCGGCCGCCGTCGGGGCAGGCGTTCCTGCGGTCGGGGATGGAGCAGCGGCGCCGCTTCGAGCGCCGCTACCCCGGCGCGGTGGGCCGGGCCGCCGTCCTGGGCGTCGAAGTGGCGTTCGACCTGCAGCTCGTGGCACCGGACCTGCCGCCGTTCCCGGTCCCGGCCGGGCACGACGAGATGTCGTTCCTGACCGAGCTGACCTGGCGGGGCGCGCGGAAGCGCTACGGCACGCGCGAAGAGAACCCGAAGGCCTACGCCCAGCTCGACCACGAACTCGCCGTCATCGACAAGCTCGGCTTCCCGGGCTACTTCCTCGTGGTCTGGGACATCGTCCGGTTCTGCCGCGAGGCGAACATCCTCTGCCAGGGCCGCGGCTCGGCCGCGAACTCCGCGGTCTGCTACGCGCTGGAGATCTGCCACGCCGACCCGGTGCGGTGGAACCTGCTGTTCGAGCGCTTCCTCGCACCGGAGCGGGACGGGCCGCCGGACATCGACGTCGACATCGAGTCCGGCCGCCGCGAGGAAGCCATCCAGTACGTCTACGAAAAGCACGGCCGGTTCCACGCCGCGCAGGTCGCCAACGTCATCACCTACCGCGCGCCCTCGGCGATCCGCGACGCCGCGAAGGCGCTCGGCCACAGCCCCGGGCAGCAGGACGCCTACGGCAAGCTGGTGGACCGCTGGGGCGGGGTGGCCGCGACCCGGCAGCAGGCCGCCGGGGCGATCCCGGACGACGTCCTCGACCTGGCCGCGCGGGTCGAGGACTTCCCGCGCCACCTCGGCATCCACTCCGGGGGCATGGTGATCTCCAAGCAGCCGGTGTCCGAAGTGGTCCCGGTCGAGTGGGCGACCATGGCCGACCGGTCGATCCTGCAGTGGGACAAGGACGACTGCGCCACCGTCGGGCTGGTCAAGTTCGACCTGCTCGGCCTCGGCATGCTTTCGGCGCTGCACCACATGATCGACCTCGTCGCCGAACACCACGGAGCAGGAGTGGACATCGGGAAGCTCGATCTGGCCGACCCCGCGGTCTACGACATGCTCTGCGAAGCCGACGCCGTCGGGGTGTTCCAGGTGGAATCGCGCGCCCAGCTGGCCACGCTGCCGCGGCTGCGGCCGCGGAAGTTCTACGACCTCGTCGTCGAAGTCGCGCTGATCCGGCCCGGCCCGATCCAGGGCGGCTCGGTGCACCCCTACATCCGCCGCCGCCGCGGCGACGAGGAGTGGCAGCACGCGCACCCGCTGCTGGCCGGGTCACTGGACCGCACCCTCGGCGTGCCGCTGTTCCAGGAGCAGGTGATGCAGATGGCGGTCGACGTCGCGAGCTTCACCCCGGCCGAAGCCGACCAGCTGCGCCGCGCCATGGGCGCCAAGCGGTCCAGCGCCAAGATGAAGGCCCTGATGGCGCGGTTCTTCCGCGGCTGCGAAGCCAACGGCCTCGACCGCGAGCTGGCCACCCGGATCTTCGAGCAGATCCACGCCTTCTCCGGCTACGGCTTCCCCGAAGCGCACTCGATGTCCTTCGCGCTGCTGGTGTACGCGTCGGCGTGGTTCAAGCGCTACTACCCGGCGGCGTTCTGCGCCGGGCTGCTGCGCGCCCAGCCGATGGGCTTCTACAGCCCGCAGTCGCTGGTCGCGGACGCCCGCCGGCACGGCGTCCACGTCCGCGAACCCGACATCAACACCAGCCTCGCCGGCGCCACCCTCGAACCGGACGACGGCAGCACCGGCGGCGTCGCGCTGCGGCTCGGCCTCGCCGCCGTCCGCCACCTCGGTGAAGACGTTGCCTCCCAGGTGGTCGCCGAGCGCGAGGCGCACGGCCCGTACACGAGCATCGGCGACCTGACCCGCCGGGTGCAGCTGAAGAAGAACGCCGTGGAGGCACTGGCCACGGCCGGCGCCTTCAGCGGATTCGGCGGCGACCGGCGCCAGGACCTGTGGGCCGCCGGAGCCGCCGCGACGACCCGGCCCGGCCACCTGCCCGGCCTGGCCCCCGGCCTCGACGCCCCGGCCCTGCCCGGGATGACGCGGCTGGAGGTGACGGCCGCCGACCTGTGGGCCACCGGCGTCTCCCCGGACAGTCACCCGGTGGAGTACCTGCGCGAGCTGCTGGCGCAGCGCGGGGCGATCACCGTCGCCGAGCTCATGCGAGCCGAGGACGGCGTCCGGGTGTGGGTCGGCGGCGCGGTCACCCACCGGCAGCGCCCGGCAACTGCGGGTGGGATCACCTTCCTCAACCTCGAAGACGAGACCGGTATGGCCAACGTCGTCGTCTCGCAGGGGCTGTGGCACCGGCAGCGCCTGGTCGCCCGCACCAGTGCGGCGCTGCTGGTCCGCGGGAGGGTGCAAGCCGCGGAAGGGGTCGTCACGCTCGTCGCCGATCGCCTGGAAACCCTGGAACTCTCGTTGCGGACCGGGCCTTCGCGCGACTTCCGGTGA
- a CDS encoding SAM-dependent methyltransferase, with amino-acid sequence MTSRQDGDTWDLASSVGATATMAAAARAMAGRSDPARIDDRFAEPLVRAVGVDLLTRLASGEAAPGELVEQVWIDVAKVRTRFYDGFFRESALRQAVILGAGLDSRAYRLPWPAGAVVYELDRPEVLEFKTRTLARLGAEPAADRRVVAADLREDWPAALAGAGFDPRQPTAWSAEGLLGYLPPDAQDRLLDTITGLSAPGSRLATESRPTPRPGDEERTKAGLDRISGRWREESFDTDMAKLRYFGERHEAEPYLAGRGWVLTGNTVRELLAAHGLASLGDDDLRTGDVRYVSGVLPRMWHPA; translated from the coding sequence ATGACTTCCCGGCAGGACGGCGACACGTGGGACCTCGCGTCCAGTGTTGGCGCGACCGCGACGATGGCCGCGGCGGCGCGGGCGATGGCGGGCCGCTCGGATCCCGCGCGCATCGACGACCGCTTCGCCGAGCCGCTCGTCCGGGCCGTCGGCGTCGACCTGCTCACCCGGCTGGCGAGCGGCGAAGCGGCGCCCGGCGAGCTCGTCGAGCAGGTGTGGATCGACGTGGCCAAGGTGCGGACCCGGTTCTACGACGGGTTCTTCCGCGAGTCGGCGCTCCGGCAGGCCGTGATCCTGGGCGCGGGACTGGACTCCCGCGCGTACCGGCTGCCGTGGCCCGCCGGGGCCGTCGTGTACGAGCTCGACCGGCCGGAGGTGCTCGAGTTCAAGACCCGCACCCTGGCCCGGCTGGGCGCCGAGCCGGCCGCCGACCGGCGGGTGGTGGCGGCCGACCTGCGGGAGGACTGGCCCGCCGCGCTGGCCGGCGCCGGCTTCGACCCGCGGCAGCCGACCGCGTGGAGCGCCGAGGGCCTGCTGGGCTACCTGCCGCCGGACGCGCAGGACCGGCTGCTCGACACGATCACCGGGCTCAGCGCGCCGGGCAGCAGGCTGGCCACCGAGAGCCGGCCCACCCCGCGGCCGGGCGACGAGGAGAGGACGAAGGCGGGCCTGGACCGGATCTCCGGGCGCTGGCGCGAGGAGAGCTTCGACACCGACATGGCGAAGCTGCGCTATTTCGGTGAACGCCACGAAGCGGAGCCCTACCTGGCCGGTCGGGGCTGGGTGCTGACCGGGAACACCGTCCGCGAGCTGCTCGCCGCCCACGGCCTTGCGTCACTGGGCGACGACGACCTGCGCACGGGCGACGTGCGGTACGTCAGTGGCGTTCTCCCCCGGATGTGGCACCCGGCTTGA
- a CDS encoding alpha/beta hydrolase, with the protein MRGVVVALGVSMAVVAGPAVASASVDSVPTPQLSWADCADGFQCAKASVPLDYDRPSGAKIDLALIKLPATDPKHRIGSLFVNFGGPGASGLQRLRERGKWPWLFSDELRARFDLVSWDPRGIANSTAVRCFDTLAEQQAFFGSFPEMPGDASGNAAFYAKSKELADRCSAKAGPILEHVSTANTARDLELLRRAVGDPKLNYHGISYGTQLGATYANLFPNRIRAMVFDGTMDFAGNSTGQNGNGKSVPLDTRQDVATGIAQTFEQFLRLCTEAGPKCAFSSGDPKAKWAALTARAKQAPIVSDGETWTYSGIINAAADLSDSRGWADIATLLQRLYDAPATPSLRSAAVKGEQYVSNRTEAFNAIQCSDSDVPTDPAVYSRYAESEDQRVPYFGRIAVLDMMSCAFWQAKDTDRYTGPWNRPTSAEILVLNNRYDPSTPLHGARDGAAELARARVFVTEGYGHSSMYVPSTCTEKVKREYLISGTFPAAGQTCTIDASPFAG; encoded by the coding sequence GTGCGCGGCGTGGTCGTCGCGCTCGGTGTCTCGATGGCCGTCGTGGCGGGACCGGCGGTCGCGTCGGCGTCGGTGGACAGCGTTCCGACGCCGCAGCTGAGCTGGGCCGACTGCGCCGACGGGTTCCAGTGCGCCAAGGCATCCGTGCCGCTGGACTACGACCGGCCGTCGGGTGCGAAGATCGACCTCGCGCTCATCAAGCTGCCCGCGACCGACCCGAAGCACCGGATCGGCTCGCTGTTCGTCAACTTCGGCGGCCCCGGCGCGTCCGGCCTGCAGCGGCTGCGCGAGCGCGGCAAGTGGCCGTGGCTGTTCTCCGACGAGCTGCGCGCGCGGTTCGACCTGGTCTCGTGGGACCCGCGCGGGATCGCCAACAGCACGGCGGTCCGCTGCTTCGACACCCTGGCCGAGCAGCAGGCGTTCTTCGGGTCGTTCCCCGAGATGCCGGGCGATGCCAGTGGCAACGCGGCCTTCTACGCCAAGTCGAAGGAGCTCGCCGACCGCTGCTCGGCGAAGGCGGGCCCGATCCTCGAGCACGTCTCGACGGCCAACACCGCGCGTGACCTGGAACTGCTGCGCCGCGCGGTCGGCGACCCGAAGCTGAACTACCACGGCATTTCCTACGGGACACAGCTCGGGGCGACCTACGCGAACCTGTTCCCGAACCGGATCCGGGCGATGGTGTTCGACGGCACCATGGACTTCGCAGGCAACTCGACCGGGCAGAACGGCAACGGCAAGAGCGTCCCGCTGGACACCCGCCAGGACGTCGCGACCGGGATCGCGCAGACCTTCGAGCAGTTCCTGCGGCTGTGCACGGAAGCGGGGCCGAAGTGCGCGTTCTCTTCGGGTGACCCGAAGGCGAAGTGGGCCGCGCTGACCGCCCGCGCGAAGCAGGCCCCGATCGTCAGCGACGGCGAAACGTGGACGTATTCGGGCATCATCAACGCGGCGGCGGACCTGTCCGACTCGCGCGGCTGGGCGGACATCGCCACGCTGCTGCAGCGTCTTTACGACGCGCCGGCCACGCCGTCCCTGCGTTCGGCGGCAGTCAAGGGGGAGCAGTACGTTTCGAACCGGACCGAAGCGTTCAACGCCATCCAGTGCTCCGACAGCGACGTGCCCACCGACCCGGCGGTCTACAGCCGGTACGCGGAGTCGGAGGACCAGCGCGTGCCGTACTTCGGGCGGATCGCGGTGCTGGACATGATGAGCTGCGCGTTCTGGCAGGCGAAGGACACCGACCGCTACACCGGGCCGTGGAACCGCCCGACGTCGGCGGAGATCCTCGTGCTGAACAACCGCTACGACCCGTCGACCCCGCTCCACGGCGCCCGCGACGGCGCGGCGGAACTGGCGCGGGCGCGCGTGTTCGTGACCGAGGGCTACGGGCACTCGTCGATGTACGTGCCGAGCACGTGCACGGAGAAGGTCAAGCGGGAGTACCTGATCTCGGGGACCTTCCCGGCGGCGGGCCAGACCTGCACGATCGACGCCAGCCCGTTCGCGGGCTGA
- a CDS encoding GNAT family N-acetyltransferase — translation MAHTVRPLDASTWAAFAELVERNNGIFGGCWCLGFHPERGRRGPERRTIKEERVRTGGAHAALVFDGDGLVQGWCQYGSPEELPGIKHRRAYDKDSPPRPDWRITCVFVDKKHRGHGVARAALAGALDLIAQAGGGLVEAVSEVTDGRDAPGRFLFTGTVELFEDFGFARGRQLGTHAWIVSRLVGSERGGNA, via the coding sequence ATGGCGCACACTGTCCGGCCGCTCGATGCTTCGACGTGGGCGGCGTTCGCGGAACTCGTCGAGCGCAACAACGGCATCTTCGGCGGCTGCTGGTGCCTGGGCTTCCACCCGGAACGCGGCCGGCGCGGGCCGGAGCGCCGCACGATCAAGGAGGAGCGCGTCCGGACCGGTGGGGCGCACGCCGCGCTCGTGTTCGACGGGGATGGCCTCGTGCAGGGGTGGTGCCAGTACGGCAGCCCCGAAGAGCTGCCCGGCATCAAGCACCGGCGGGCCTACGACAAGGACTCGCCGCCGCGGCCGGACTGGCGGATCACCTGCGTCTTCGTCGACAAGAAGCACCGCGGCCACGGCGTCGCCCGCGCGGCGCTCGCCGGCGCGCTCGACCTGATCGCGCAGGCCGGCGGCGGGCTCGTCGAAGCCGTCTCCGAAGTGACCGACGGCCGGGACGCGCCGGGCCGGTTCCTGTTCACCGGCACCGTGGAACTGTTCGAGGACTTCGGGTTCGCCCGCGGGCGGCAGCTCGGCACGCACGCGTGGATCGTGAGCCGGCTGGTCGGCTCGGAACGAGGGGGGAACGCATGA
- a CDS encoding DNA polymerase Y family protein, protein MSDAPRLLVLWCPDWPVVAAGAAAGTSPGSPAAVFSGNRVVACSASARQQGVGRGMRRRDAQSRCPALVVHQHDPDRDARLFEPVAAAVEAQAVGVEVVRPGLVAVPVDGAAGYFGGEAALAELLIDEVAARAGVECQVGVADGLFAATLAARRSALVPRGRAAEFLAPLSIAELNQPGDDRGELVDLLKRLGLRTLGAFAALAERDVAGRFPSDAIVAHRLARGRSERPPLRRALPPDLAVTETFDEPLKRVDEAAFVAKTLGERFFAGLANHGLACTRLAIVAVTEAGEERVRVWRCAEPLTARSTADRVRWQCEGWLTTRDRPTAGIVRLRLDPEEVVGGQALQLQLGSVGRDADAAERAGRALVRIQGLLGPDAVVTPLLDGGRGPAERVRLVPWGEPRRPLAADRPWPGRLPAPSPTVVPPRPVPAEVLDAVGDVVRCTARGELGYPPSTVAVDGGPPRRVIGSAGPWVVHPALPGRRGERPLARIQVVLEGDTAPDGDIALLLRATVGEDPRWIVEGCYD, encoded by the coding sequence ATGAGTGATGCGCCACGGTTGCTCGTGCTGTGGTGCCCGGACTGGCCCGTCGTCGCCGCCGGGGCCGCCGCCGGGACTTCGCCCGGCTCGCCCGCCGCCGTTTTCTCCGGGAACCGCGTCGTTGCCTGCTCCGCCTCCGCGCGGCAGCAGGGCGTCGGGCGGGGGATGCGGCGGCGGGACGCCCAGTCCCGGTGTCCGGCCCTCGTCGTGCACCAGCACGATCCCGATCGCGATGCCCGGTTGTTCGAACCCGTGGCCGCCGCGGTGGAAGCGCAGGCCGTCGGGGTCGAGGTCGTGCGGCCCGGGCTGGTTGCCGTGCCCGTCGACGGTGCCGCCGGGTACTTCGGCGGGGAGGCCGCCCTCGCCGAGCTGCTCATCGACGAGGTCGCCGCGCGGGCCGGGGTCGAATGCCAGGTCGGGGTGGCCGACGGGCTGTTCGCCGCCACGCTCGCCGCCCGTCGCTCGGCGCTCGTCCCGCGGGGGCGGGCGGCGGAGTTCCTCGCGCCGCTCTCGATCGCCGAGCTGAACCAGCCCGGCGACGACCGCGGTGAGCTCGTCGACCTGCTCAAACGGCTCGGGCTGCGCACACTCGGCGCGTTCGCCGCCCTCGCCGAGCGCGACGTCGCCGGCCGCTTCCCGAGCGACGCCATCGTCGCCCACCGGCTCGCCCGCGGCCGGTCCGAACGTCCGCCGCTGCGCCGGGCGCTGCCGCCGGATCTCGCCGTCACCGAAACCTTCGACGAGCCCCTCAAGCGGGTCGACGAAGCCGCCTTCGTCGCGAAGACGCTCGGCGAACGCTTCTTCGCCGGTCTCGCGAACCACGGCCTCGCCTGTACCCGCCTGGCCATCGTCGCCGTCACCGAAGCCGGCGAAGAACGCGTACGCGTCTGGCGGTGCGCCGAGCCGCTCACCGCCCGCTCGACGGCCGACCGCGTGCGCTGGCAGTGCGAAGGCTGGCTCACCACCCGCGACCGGCCCACCGCCGGCATCGTGCGGCTGCGCCTCGACCCCGAGGAGGTCGTCGGCGGCCAGGCCCTGCAGCTGCAGCTCGGCTCGGTGGGCCGCGACGCCGACGCCGCCGAACGCGCCGGCCGCGCGCTGGTCCGCATCCAGGGCCTGCTGGGCCCGGACGCGGTGGTCACCCCGCTGCTGGACGGCGGCCGCGGCCCGGCCGAGCGCGTCCGGCTGGTCCCGTGGGGCGAGCCGCGCCGTCCGCTCGCCGCGGACCGCCCGTGGCCGGGGCGGCTGCCCGCGCCCTCGCCGACGGTCGTCCCGCCGCGTCCGGTGCCGGCCGAGGTGCTCGACGCGGTCGGTGACGTCGTCCGCTGCACCGCGCGCGGCGAGCTCGGCTACCCGCCGTCGACGGTCGCGGTCGACGGGGGACCGCCGCGCCGGGTCATCGGCTCGGCCGGGCCCTGGGTGGTGCACCCGGCCCTGCCCGGCCGCCGCGGCGAGCGCCCCCTCGCCCGGATCCAGGTGGTCCTGGAAGGCGACACGGCCCCGGACGGCGACATCGCCCTGCTGCTGAGGGCCACGGTCGGCGAGGATCCGCGGTGGATCGTGGAGGGTTGCTACGACTAG
- a CDS encoding BTAD domain-containing putative transcriptional regulator has translation MRDVRFGVLGPITAWHGAAPVEVGPGKCLRVLGVLLLHANRRVDREQIIQAAWGAQPPRSAVNLVQKYVGDVRRSLELDDGALQTVGTGYLLRVAPGQLDSDRFAARLAQARETRGDGDLAAARQHLAEAMTLWRGPAFSGIDNPAAVTERARLEEYRLGALEDLAELDLLRGEHAPAVAELSRLADEHPYRERARELLMLALYRSGRQGDALAVFHDMQRLLAEELGADPGPGLRRVHAQILRADPALDLVTATREQRPVAQLPADIPDFTGRAGPLVELLDLLQRRGVVVVAGAPGTGKSALAVRALHEARDAFPDGQLYLDLAGTSAVPRDPAMMLAELLRALGVTDAVMPPGLHERAALYRSRLADRRMLVLLDDAAGAQQVRPLLPPSGGCAVVVTSRHRLADLAGAEHLELDVLSHEDARDLLARIAGAERVEREPEQADAIVRLCGRLPLALRITGAKLANRRAWTLQVLRERLEDESKRLRELRVGDLDVRANFDLSLRLLPEEAVRAFRLLGLLGAETLPAWVIGPLLGAPAGDEVLDALVDACLVRLVTTDRAGQPRYRLHDLLRAYAAEGAQEHYPAEDRRAAVERVLAAWLALAEQARDLCYPSLFRPTPGHSPRWVPDYTVVDPIAWFDAERGTLLRAIGLAAEWGMAGLAWELAVAAVPYYDHRSLYQDWNRSHQVALEAVTAAGDTHGEAALLQGLGQVHIYLDEMAEAREDLHRCVQLYRAIGDRRGEGLALASLGTVHRVRGELDEALATDKEALEHVVAAGHRQAEAQLRTAIGIIGFDQGAGDAGPWIEEGLRIARSLGDRHRQAVILRTLSRYHLDTGETAAALHDLTEALTIFNEISDERCGAYTDQRLGAIYAELGDGPRADSALQRAAHVFRANGDRSNEAACWQRLGELEHELGETAAARHHLGLAVELWRAVGLPERAEKVEAMLVAVG, from the coding sequence ATGCGTGATGTTCGCTTCGGCGTGCTCGGACCGATCACCGCCTGGCACGGTGCGGCCCCGGTCGAGGTGGGGCCGGGCAAGTGCCTCCGGGTGCTCGGCGTGCTGCTGCTGCACGCGAACCGGCGGGTGGACCGGGAGCAGATCATCCAGGCCGCCTGGGGTGCGCAGCCGCCGCGCAGCGCGGTCAACCTCGTCCAGAAGTACGTCGGTGACGTGCGGCGATCGCTGGAGCTCGACGACGGCGCGCTGCAGACGGTGGGCACCGGGTACCTGCTGCGGGTGGCGCCCGGCCAGCTGGACAGCGACCGGTTCGCCGCCCGGCTCGCCCAGGCGCGCGAGACCCGCGGCGACGGCGACCTGGCGGCCGCCCGGCAGCACCTCGCCGAGGCGATGACGCTGTGGCGCGGGCCCGCCTTCAGCGGCATCGACAACCCCGCGGCCGTCACCGAACGTGCCCGGCTGGAGGAGTACCGCCTGGGCGCGCTGGAGGACCTCGCCGAGCTCGACCTCCTGCGCGGGGAGCACGCGCCGGCCGTCGCCGAGCTGTCCCGGCTGGCCGACGAGCACCCGTACCGCGAACGCGCGCGGGAGTTGCTGATGCTCGCGCTCTACCGCAGCGGCCGCCAGGGTGACGCGCTCGCGGTGTTCCACGACATGCAGCGCCTGCTGGCCGAGGAGCTCGGCGCCGACCCCGGGCCCGGCCTGCGGCGCGTGCACGCGCAGATCCTGCGCGCGGACCCCGCGCTCGACCTGGTCACCGCGACCCGGGAGCAGCGGCCGGTCGCCCAGCTGCCCGCGGACATCCCGGACTTCACCGGCCGCGCCGGGCCCTTGGTCGAGCTGCTGGACCTGCTGCAGCGGCGCGGGGTGGTGGTCGTCGCCGGCGCGCCGGGGACCGGGAAGTCGGCGCTCGCCGTGCGCGCGCTGCACGAAGCCCGTGACGCGTTCCCCGACGGCCAGCTCTACCTCGACCTCGCCGGCACCTCCGCCGTGCCGCGCGACCCCGCGATGATGCTGGCCGAGCTGCTGCGCGCGCTCGGCGTCACGGACGCGGTCATGCCGCCCGGCCTGCACGAACGCGCGGCCCTGTACCGGTCGCGGCTGGCCGATCGCCGCATGCTGGTGCTGCTCGACGACGCCGCCGGTGCCCAGCAGGTGCGGCCGCTGCTGCCGCCGTCCGGCGGCTGCGCGGTGGTGGTCACCAGCAGGCACCGGCTGGCGGACCTGGCCGGGGCCGAGCACCTCGAGCTGGACGTGCTGTCCCACGAAGACGCCCGCGACCTCCTCGCCCGGATCGCCGGGGCCGAGCGCGTCGAACGGGAACCGGAGCAGGCCGACGCGATCGTCCGGCTGTGCGGCCGCCTGCCGCTGGCGCTGCGGATCACCGGGGCGAAGCTCGCGAACCGGCGGGCGTGGACCCTGCAGGTGCTGCGCGAACGGCTGGAGGACGAGTCGAAGCGGCTGCGCGAGCTGCGGGTCGGCGACCTCGACGTGCGGGCCAACTTCGACCTGAGCCTGCGGCTGCTGCCCGAGGAGGCCGTCCGGGCGTTCCGGCTGCTGGGCCTGCTGGGCGCGGAAACGCTCCCCGCGTGGGTGATCGGCCCGCTGCTGGGCGCCCCGGCGGGCGACGAGGTGCTGGACGCGCTGGTCGACGCCTGCCTGGTGCGCCTGGTGACGACCGATCGCGCGGGCCAGCCGCGGTACCGGCTGCACGACCTGCTGCGCGCGTACGCGGCGGAAGGCGCGCAGGAGCACTACCCGGCCGAGGACCGCCGGGCGGCGGTGGAGCGGGTCCTCGCCGCCTGGCTCGCCCTCGCCGAGCAGGCCCGCGACCTGTGCTACCCCAGCCTGTTCCGGCCGACGCCGGGCCACTCGCCGCGCTGGGTCCCGGACTACACGGTCGTCGACCCCATCGCCTGGTTCGACGCCGAGCGCGGGACGTTGCTGCGGGCGATCGGGCTCGCCGCCGAGTGGGGGATGGCCGGCCTGGCCTGGGAGCTGGCGGTCGCCGCGGTGCCGTACTACGACCACCGCAGCCTCTACCAGGACTGGAACCGCAGCCACCAGGTCGCGCTGGAGGCCGTCACCGCGGCCGGCGACACCCACGGCGAAGCGGCGCTGCTGCAGGGGCTCGGCCAGGTGCACATCTACCTCGACGAAATGGCCGAGGCCCGCGAGGACCTGCACCGGTGCGTGCAGCTGTACCGGGCGATCGGCGACCGGCGCGGCGAAGGCCTGGCGCTGGCGAGCCTGGGCACGGTGCACCGCGTCCGCGGCGAGCTCGACGAGGCACTGGCGACCGACAAGGAGGCGCTGGAGCACGTGGTGGCGGCCGGCCACCGCCAGGCGGAGGCCCAGCTCCGCACGGCGATCGGCATCATCGGCTTCGACCAGGGCGCCGGCGACGCCGGCCCGTGGATCGAGGAGGGCCTGCGCATCGCCCGCAGCCTCGGCGACCGCCACCGGCAGGCGGTGATCCTCCGCACGCTCAGCCGCTACCACCTCGACACCGGCGAGACGGCGGCCGCGCTGCACGACCTCACCGAAGCACTGACGATCTTCAACGAGATCAGCGACGAGCGCTGCGGCGCGTACACGGACCAGAGGTTGGGCGCGATCTACGCCGAGCTGGGCGACGGCCCCCGGGCCGATTCGGCCCTCCAGCGAGCGGCCCACGTGTTCCGGGCCAACGGTGACCGGAGCAACGAGGCGGCGTGCTGGCAGCGGCTGGGCGAGCTGGAGCACGAACTGGGTGAGACGGCGGCGGCGCGGCACCACCTGGGTCTGGCGGTGGAGCTGTGGCGGGCGGTCGGGCTGCCTGAGCGGGCGGAGAAGGTCGAGGCCATGTTGGTCGCGGTGGGCTGA